One genomic region from Muriicola soli encodes:
- a CDS encoding PorP/SprF family type IX secretion system membrane protein, whose amino-acid sequence MTLHKYAFAILLLAITCFGTLQAQQDAQYTQYMYNTMSVNPAYAGSRGQLSIAAMYRAQWVGLDGAPKTQTLNLHSPIRNSKLGYGISIVNDNIGNGVVQETYFDAVMSYTLDLADERKLSFGLKFGGNLLNLDFQQLRNFDQEPINDGADITNNFSPNVGFGVYYHTNRFYLGLSAPNMLETDYFDNSQRTANSVQFQSTERLNFYMITGYVFDLNYNLKFKPAFLMKAVGGAPLQLDFSGTFLLNDKFSFGAAYRWDAAASALFGFQLSEQLMLGLAYDKEITELGGTRFNDGSFEVFLRFELVRSFRGLVSPRFF is encoded by the coding sequence ATGACACTACATAAATACGCATTTGCAATATTACTACTGGCAATCACCTGCTTTGGCACATTACAGGCACAACAGGATGCACAGTACACGCAGTATATGTACAATACCATGAGTGTGAATCCCGCTTATGCAGGATCACGTGGTCAATTGAGTATAGCAGCGATGTACAGGGCACAATGGGTGGGATTAGACGGTGCACCAAAAACACAGACCCTGAATTTACATTCCCCCATCAGGAATAGTAAGCTGGGTTACGGGATATCGATTGTGAATGACAATATTGGGAACGGGGTGGTTCAGGAGACCTATTTCGATGCAGTAATGTCTTATACGCTCGATCTGGCCGATGAAAGGAAGTTGTCTTTTGGCCTTAAATTTGGCGGAAATTTGTTGAATCTCGACTTTCAGCAACTGAGGAATTTTGACCAGGAACCTATTAATGACGGAGCAGATATCACAAACAACTTCTCACCCAATGTCGGTTTTGGAGTGTATTACCATACCAATCGATTCTACCTCGGACTTTCAGCTCCCAACATGCTTGAAACAGATTATTTTGACAATTCACAACGTACCGCTAATTCCGTTCAGTTTCAATCTACTGAACGACTTAATTTTTATATGATTACCGGATATGTGTTCGACCTGAATTACAATTTAAAATTTAAGCCGGCATTTTTGATGAAGGCTGTAGGCGGAGCTCCACTACAACTCGATTTTTCAGGAACATTTTTACTAAATGATAAATTTTCATTTGGAGCTGCCTATCGCTGGGATGCCGCAGCCAGTGCTCTTTTTGGATTCCAATTATCGGAACAACTTATGCTAGGCCTCGCTTATGATAAGGAGATCACCGAACTGGGGGGAACCCGATTTAACGATGGTTCCTTTGAAGTGTTTCTGAGATTTGAATTGGTTAGATCGTTCCGTGGTCTGGTATCACCTAGATTCTTTTAA
- a CDS encoding OmpA family protein, with protein sequence MTKRLLISGIAFFAVLGNLIAQSIPVKKKEKYTYTMYTRVYQKRLMEKPDKVKDTALMKLANSYYFIADYDNAAKVYEILYQRAEEKPDFEVPVEYNFRYGQSLRAIGEEDKAKEKLAAYISGSAANTVTQTTRVYKLQDLREYFSNLKDSVNLNHFSDFAPAFYKEGLIFSSDRDTGNLHRYRHSGTNKDFLDLYEFEFDEDSLQVISKLNFFGNGINPREAESTSIKVDESTATFSSDGKTMYFTASNFKDGELVRDNDNIIRLKIFKAVLESEGWRILDDSWYKNQNGDKSFNSDGYSFANPALSADDSRLYFTSDMPGSEGLSDIFMIGLDEKGIKGEIKNLGNRVNTKFRESFPFVSKDGKLYFSSDRLAGEGRLDVYSVDLNANGTVASVPENLGQPVNSEYDDFTFIYDSEKQYGFFASNRPRSNDSGRRNAEDFSDDNIYAFTAECLNPKTLTGIVYDKTTLLPLTGTTINIISDDNEIIASTFTDEEGAYSVSIDRNKNNFVRATREGYTPAEEYLEINPCELRMVDFYIETNCVNYGTDLAKLLGLDPTIFFDFDKSEIKDDYKDELDIIVDAMELYPSLKIQVNSHTDVRGDNDTYNQPLSERRAKATVDYIISKGIASSRLKYVGYGETKPVNECVDGVRCSAAKHQQNRRSEFLILCEDGENCCY encoded by the coding sequence ATGACAAAGCGTTTATTGATCTCAGGTATAGCCTTCTTTGCAGTGCTCGGCAACCTCATTGCACAAAGCATTCCTGTAAAGAAAAAGGAGAAATACACCTATACCATGTATACCAGGGTATATCAAAAACGCCTGATGGAAAAACCCGATAAGGTGAAGGATACGGCCCTGATGAAATTGGCCAATTCCTATTATTTTATCGCAGATTATGACAATGCGGCAAAGGTCTACGAGATATTATACCAAAGGGCAGAAGAAAAGCCCGATTTTGAAGTGCCCGTAGAATATAACTTCAGATACGGTCAGAGCCTCAGGGCAATTGGGGAAGAAGACAAGGCAAAGGAAAAATTGGCAGCATATATCAGCGGTTCAGCTGCCAATACAGTAACTCAGACCACAAGGGTTTATAAGCTACAGGATTTAAGAGAATATTTCTCAAACTTAAAAGACAGCGTTAATCTAAATCATTTTTCTGATTTTGCTCCCGCCTTTTATAAAGAAGGTCTTATTTTTTCTTCAGACAGGGATACAGGTAACCTCCACAGATACAGGCATAGTGGTACCAATAAGGATTTTCTCGACTTGTATGAATTTGAGTTCGATGAAGACTCACTCCAGGTGATTAGCAAATTGAATTTCTTCGGCAATGGGATCAATCCCAGAGAGGCCGAATCCACTTCTATCAAAGTAGACGAGTCTACCGCCACTTTTTCTTCAGATGGAAAAACTATGTATTTTACCGCATCCAATTTTAAGGACGGTGAGCTTGTGCGGGATAATGACAATATTATACGCCTGAAGATATTTAAAGCCGTTTTGGAAAGTGAAGGCTGGAGGATACTGGACGATTCATGGTACAAAAATCAAAATGGGGACAAGTCTTTTAATTCTGACGGCTATTCTTTCGCCAACCCTGCGCTAAGCGCGGATGATTCCCGACTCTATTTTACTTCAGATATGCCGGGGAGTGAAGGCCTTTCAGATATCTTTATGATCGGGCTTGATGAAAAAGGCATTAAGGGAGAAATAAAAAATCTCGGAAATCGGGTCAATACAAAATTCAGGGAGAGTTTTCCCTTTGTTAGTAAAGACGGAAAGCTATATTTTTCTTCAGACCGCCTGGCCGGGGAAGGAAGACTGGATGTGTATTCTGTTGATTTAAATGCCAATGGGACAGTGGCGTCTGTTCCTGAAAACCTTGGGCAGCCGGTCAACAGCGAATACGACGACTTTACCTTTATCTATGACAGTGAAAAGCAATACGGATTTTTTGCCTCTAACAGGCCCAGAAGCAACGATTCTGGAAGAAGGAACGCAGAGGATTTTTCAGATGACAATATCTATGCCTTCACTGCAGAATGTCTTAATCCCAAAACCTTAACCGGGATAGTCTATGATAAAACCACTCTCCTGCCTTTAACAGGAACCACCATCAATATTATTAGTGATGATAACGAAATTATTGCCTCAACCTTTACTGACGAGGAGGGAGCATATAGCGTCTCCATCGACAGAAATAAAAATAATTTTGTAAGGGCAACTCGAGAAGGATACACCCCTGCAGAAGAATACCTGGAGATCAATCCCTGCGAATTGCGAATGGTCGATTTCTATATTGAAACCAATTGTGTTAATTACGGAACAGATCTCGCTAAATTGTTAGGCCTGGATCCAACTATCTTTTTTGATTTTGACAAATCTGAAATCAAAGATGATTACAAGGACGAACTCGATATTATCGTCGATGCTATGGAATTATACCCAAGCCTGAAGATCCAGGTAAATTCTCATACCGATGTCAGAGGAGATAATGACACTTACAATCAACCCTTGTCAGAACGCAGAGCGAAGGCTACTGTTGATTATATCATCTCAAAGGGTATAGCGAGTAGCAGGCTGAAATACGTAGGGTACGGTGAAACCAAACCAGTCAATGAATGTGTAGACGGGGTTCGTTGCTCTGCTGCCAAACATCAACAAAACAGGCGTTCTGAATTTCTTATCCTTTGTGAAGATGGTGAGAATTGCTGTTACTAG